TGGCCAACCTGGACACCGCGGGCTTCCGCGCCAGCATGGAAGTGAGCAGCAGCCAGCAGGTCAACGCCTACGGCTACGACGACCGCCACATGTCGACCATGCAGGCCGACACCGTCTCGAGCCGCGCCGGCGCGGTGCGCGAGACCGGCCGCCCGCTCGACGTGGCGATCGGCGGCCAGGGCTACCTGGCGGTGCAGTACGGCGACGGCGAAGCGTACACGCGCTCGGGCGAGATCGACATCGGCGCCGACGGCGCACTGTCGGTGCACGGCCGCCCGCTGCTGGGCGAAGGCGGCCCGATCACGCTGCCGCCGCACACCGCGGTGGAGATCGGCACCGACGGCACCGTTTCGGTGCTGACCGAAGGCGCGACCCAGATGCAGGTGGTCGACAAGCTGAAACTGGTGAACGCCGA
The genomic region above belongs to Massilia forsythiae and contains:
- a CDS encoding flagellar basal body rod protein FlgF, which encodes MDKLIFTAVSGADRLMRAQQVHANNLANLDTAGFRASMEVSSSQQVNAYGYDDRHMSTMQADTVSSRAGAVRETGRPLDVAIGGQGYLAVQYGDGEAYTRSGEIDIGADGALSVHGRPLLGEGGPITLPPHTAVEIGTDGTVSVLTEGATQMQVVDKLKLVNAEGAELTKNEAGLIVPRNGGDLAADPAVKVRPRALEGSNVSAVEEMVATMSLNRSFELQMRLFKASDSMNESGNRLLGA